In one window of Henckelia pumila isolate YLH828 chromosome 1, ASM3356847v2, whole genome shotgun sequence DNA:
- the LOC140874955 gene encoding lactoylglutathione lyase isoform X2: MASAKGACLNHIARESTDVKRLSRFYKEIFGFEQVESPKFGVEVIWLKLGSSLCLHLIERNPDSKLPESPWTATSAVADPSNLPRGHHICIYVPNFDSFLQNLKEKGIEVYEKTLPDGKTKQAFFFDPDGNGLEISSQCPEL, translated from the exons ATGGCTTCAGCAAAAGGGGCTTGCCTCAATCATATTGCCCGAGAATCCACTGATGTCAAGCGCCTTTCTCGATTTTATAAGGAG atTTTTGGTTTTGAGCAAGTGGAGTCCCCGAAGTTTGGTGTTGAGGTGATATGGTTGAAGTTGGGTTCATCCTTGTGCCTTCATCTCATAGAAAGGAACCCAGATTCCAAGCTTCCAGAAAGTCCGTGGACCGCCACTTCAGCAGTGGCGGACCCCAGCAATCTCCCCAGAGGACACCATATCTGTATCTATGTACCGAATTTCGACTCGTTTCTTCAGAATCTTAAG GAAAAAGGGATCGAAGTATATGAGAAGACTTTACCAGATGGGAAAACTAAGCAGGCATTCTTCTTTGATCCAGATG GCAATGGACTGGAGATATCTAGCCAGTGTCCGGAACTGTAA
- the LOC140874955 gene encoding uncharacterized protein isoform X1, with amino-acid sequence MASAKGACLNHIARESTDVKRLSRFYKEVVIPSIFLPVLFLFCYTRIWVHIGKGELGLRILGPIFGFEQVESPKFGVEVIWLKLGSSLCLHLIERNPDSKLPESPWTATSAVADPSNLPRGHHICIYVPNFDSFLQNLKEKGIEVYEKTLPDGKTKQAFFFDPDGNGLEISSQCPEL; translated from the exons ATGGCTTCAGCAAAAGGGGCTTGCCTCAATCATATTGCCCGAGAATCCACTGATGTCAAGCGCCTTTCTCGATTTTATAAGGAGGTCGTGATTCCATCCATCTTTTTACCTGTCCTTTTCTTGTTTTGTTACACGAGGATTTGGGTTCATATTGGAAAAGGAGAGCTGGGTTTACGGATTTTGGGGCCG atTTTTGGTTTTGAGCAAGTGGAGTCCCCGAAGTTTGGTGTTGAGGTGATATGGTTGAAGTTGGGTTCATCCTTGTGCCTTCATCTCATAGAAAGGAACCCAGATTCCAAGCTTCCAGAAAGTCCGTGGACCGCCACTTCAGCAGTGGCGGACCCCAGCAATCTCCCCAGAGGACACCATATCTGTATCTATGTACCGAATTTCGACTCGTTTCTTCAGAATCTTAAG GAAAAAGGGATCGAAGTATATGAGAAGACTTTACCAGATGGGAAAACTAAGCAGGCATTCTTCTTTGATCCAGATG GCAATGGACTGGAGATATCTAGCCAGTGTCCGGAACTGTAA